In one window of Leptospira sp. WS92.C1 DNA:
- a CDS encoding class I SAM-dependent methyltransferase: MSQTNSVFENRFVPFLYDCLIAGMFLPFGGIRELRKKTIRAFLRGPGSKILEPGCGTGSMTKLLYNSGCSVTAFDGSEQMLKRAKKKAPEAVFLRSSFEEFETKETFDFVVFSFVLHELDPDLIIHVLENSKRYLRPGGKVVILDHAVPESGVLSRLWKWFLLKLEPPSVRICIENGYGSLLKNLGFHVSDFQVLAGGTASYWIAESVGYQ, from the coding sequence ATGAGCCAAACTAACTCCGTTTTTGAAAATCGTTTTGTACCGTTTTTGTATGACTGTCTGATCGCAGGTATGTTTTTGCCTTTTGGGGGAATCAGGGAACTGCGAAAAAAAACGATTCGCGCGTTTCTGCGCGGACCGGGATCGAAAATTTTGGAACCGGGCTGTGGCACCGGAAGCATGACAAAACTCTTATATAACTCGGGATGTTCCGTGACCGCATTTGACGGTTCGGAACAGATGTTGAAACGCGCAAAAAAAAAGGCGCCTGAGGCTGTCTTTTTGCGGAGTTCGTTTGAAGAATTCGAAACCAAAGAAACTTTCGATTTTGTCGTATTTTCTTTCGTATTGCACGAGTTAGATCCGGATCTGATCATCCATGTTTTGGAGAATTCGAAACGTTATCTTCGTCCCGGTGGTAAAGTTGTCATCTTAGATCATGCGGTGCCGGAGAGCGGAGTTCTTTCTCGGTTGTGGAAATGGTTTTTGCTAAAACTCGAACCGCCTAGCGTTCGAATCTGCATAGAAAACGGATACGGAAGTTTACTGAAAAACTTGGGGTTTCATGTCTCCGATTTTCAGGTTCTTGCCGGCGGAACCGCGTCGTATTGGATCGCCGAGTCCGTTGGATATCAATAA
- the guaA gene encoding glutamine-hydrolyzing GMP synthase, translating into MEIQKKIAVIDFGGQYAHLIASRIRRLGAYTEILSNEEPLSQYKKYAGIILSGGPESVYEPNSPTISTKIFELGIPVLGICYGHQLIMKLLGGIVERSGTGEYGPASLELHTSNGNSLLKNFNGGEQVWMNHADEVVKLPAGFERIASSKDCGYAVVQNSSKKIFGIQFHAEVSHSEKGSVLLENFIQICEASRTWGIDQFLKEKIQEIQKIVKPEQKVFMLVSGGVDSTVSYLLLCKALGTERVLGFLIDTGFMRKGEVLPLKEKLAHQNIYLTVRDESALFYKHLKGKSDPEEKRKIVGNLFLEARDRAVKELDLEHGDWLLGQGTIYPDTIESGGTKHSHTIKTHHNRVEAIQKLIEEGKVIEPIRDLYKDEVRELGILLGLEPEWVGRHPFPGPGLVVRMLAVEKTSTDTDQKEIDSYLSTQPGLSGKILPVASVGIKGDRRSYANCAVLNDIGTDWKTLDRVATHLSNQFSFINRVVLLPFETDVKNLTFRFTGMELDKTCSDLLREADHIVESIIFKAGLYNRIWQMPVVLLPIGEKENEKSIVLRPVESQEAMTANFFPMDRALLQEIKTEVQKISGIRYVFFDLTNKPPGTIEWE; encoded by the coding sequence ATGGAAATTCAGAAGAAAATTGCCGTAATCGATTTTGGCGGTCAGTATGCTCACTTAATCGCATCCAGAATTCGAAGACTCGGCGCTTATACTGAAATTCTTTCTAACGAAGAACCACTTTCTCAATATAAAAAATACGCAGGCATTATCCTTTCCGGAGGTCCGGAAAGCGTTTACGAACCGAATTCTCCGACGATCAGTACAAAGATTTTCGAACTTGGAATCCCGGTATTAGGGATCTGTTATGGTCATCAATTGATCATGAAACTTCTGGGTGGAATCGTGGAACGGTCCGGCACGGGAGAATACGGCCCCGCCTCTTTAGAGCTTCATACTTCCAATGGAAATTCTCTTTTGAAGAATTTTAACGGAGGAGAACAGGTTTGGATGAATCACGCAGACGAAGTAGTAAAACTTCCAGCTGGGTTTGAAAGAATCGCTTCTTCCAAAGACTGCGGATACGCGGTTGTACAAAATTCTTCTAAAAAAATCTTTGGGATTCAGTTTCACGCCGAAGTCAGTCACAGTGAAAAAGGATCCGTTCTTCTCGAAAATTTTATTCAAATCTGCGAAGCCTCGCGGACTTGGGGAATCGATCAATTTCTAAAAGAGAAGATCCAAGAAATTCAAAAAATCGTAAAGCCGGAACAGAAAGTATTTATGCTCGTGTCGGGCGGAGTGGATTCCACCGTTTCGTATCTTTTGCTTTGCAAGGCATTGGGGACGGAACGGGTTCTCGGATTTTTGATCGATACAGGTTTTATGAGAAAGGGAGAAGTGCTTCCTCTCAAAGAAAAACTCGCGCATCAAAATATTTATCTTACAGTTAGAGACGAATCTGCTCTTTTTTATAAACATCTAAAAGGCAAATCCGATCCGGAAGAAAAACGCAAGATCGTTGGAAATTTATTTCTCGAAGCAAGAGACCGCGCCGTAAAAGAATTGGATCTGGAACACGGGGATTGGTTGCTCGGACAGGGAACGATTTATCCGGACACGATCGAATCCGGTGGAACCAAACATTCTCATACGATCAAAACTCATCATAACAGAGTCGAAGCGATTCAGAAGTTGATCGAAGAAGGAAAGGTCATAGAACCGATTCGGGATTTGTACAAGGACGAAGTTCGGGAGCTCGGGATTCTTCTCGGTTTGGAACCGGAGTGGGTAGGACGTCATCCGTTTCCGGGTCCGGGTCTTGTGGTCCGTATGCTCGCCGTAGAAAAGACAAGCACGGATACGGATCAGAAGGAAATCGATTCTTACCTTTCTACTCAGCCCGGATTGTCCGGAAAAATTCTGCCGGTTGCGAGTGTCGGAATCAAAGGCGACCGAAGATCTTACGCCAACTGCGCGGTGTTAAACGACATCGGAACGGACTGGAAAACTCTGGACCGTGTCGCGACTCATCTTTCCAATCAGTTTTCGTTTATCAATCGAGTGGTTCTTCTTCCCTTTGAAACGGATGTAAAGAATCTTACTTTTCGTTTTACGGGGATGGAACTGGACAAAACGTGTTCGGATCTTTTAAGAGAAGCGGATCATATCGTTGAATCCATCATTTTCAAAGCGGGGCTTTACAATCGGATCTGGCAAATGCCCGTGGTCCTTCTTCCGATCGGAGAAAAGGAGAATGAGAAGAGCATCGTGCTTCGTCCCGTGGAATCTCAAGAAGCGATGACGGCTAACTTCTTTCCGATGGACCGTGCGCTTCTGCAAGAAATCAAAACGGAGGTTCAAAAAATTTCCGGAATTCGGTATGTCTTTTTTGATCTTACGAACAAACCGCCCGGCACGATCGAGTGGGAATGA
- a CDS encoding O-antigen ligase family protein — MKEQIWKGLESISRISLCLFLLAFPQSVSVSQIFAGLTIATTYPLFFGNQENRETWKRLQIPFFVFLGIYILTLISSLISAETYGPFFKKFIKQSEFGDFWMLFLFPASFLIASKEKNQKLLRGFLYASAAISVLLGCISLFSEVRVGKFVSNGFKYALGDRLQHYSGNIGPIKLYLPIGMMNTHLTFGGLLGLCLPGLVADWFAGWNEKKGKTFIFKTILIFAGFVVLFFNQSRSIWLGVGFILLLLILNGNLSLREKLPNLSLRWKLVSGILIFCVFISAGYLFRNNWLIQRSISQIFEVHNTENQRYYIYKNTIPLIRDHLWIGVGGGNYKDSHWKESSQMIFEDEQLWYELYITPRGHAHNDLLHWMTVGGIFAGIFFLLFWGNLFHPFFQNKLESKKSLSILTIGIFSLFPAGFFQCYLLDDEVLLPFFVFCGIFLGGMSSQKDKTSFDKSKLVYFKIFGAIGIPILLYWLFWIPRLNLKPLEVYNRRVRSVDQAIVRTVQKNILKLESTDTQETLSPPDFSDLTFAQARIPFQIEGCLTHRYPNPPQPRKTPFSFTVYIHPSAQNFPQETEITIVSRESFDQDQQYWAQAEEDLGKIQVSLKTGKNPVLIPNFLLKNSSPEFPNGVYFRDFRITFKGWKEDRKIEFPKLYFGKICDTVIPLTR; from the coding sequence TTGAAAGAACAAATTTGGAAAGGATTGGAATCAATATCGAGAATTTCTCTCTGTCTGTTCCTCCTCGCATTTCCTCAGTCTGTGAGCGTGTCTCAGATCTTTGCGGGATTGACGATCGCGACCACCTATCCCTTGTTTTTCGGAAATCAGGAAAACCGGGAAACTTGGAAGCGGCTGCAAATTCCGTTCTTTGTCTTTTTAGGAATTTATATTCTTACATTGATCTCGTCTCTGATTTCGGCGGAAACATACGGTCCCTTTTTTAAAAAGTTCATCAAACAATCCGAGTTCGGAGATTTCTGGATGCTCTTTCTGTTTCCGGCTTCCTTTCTCATCGCTTCCAAAGAGAAGAATCAAAAACTCCTGCGAGGATTTTTATACGCGTCCGCGGCGATCTCGGTCCTCTTGGGCTGTATCAGTTTGTTTTCGGAAGTCCGCGTGGGAAAATTCGTGTCCAACGGATTCAAATACGCGTTAGGCGACAGACTTCAGCATTATTCCGGAAACATAGGTCCGATCAAACTCTATCTTCCGATCGGAATGATGAACACTCATCTTACCTTCGGAGGTCTTCTGGGTTTATGTTTACCAGGACTCGTAGCGGATTGGTTCGCAGGCTGGAACGAAAAAAAAGGAAAAACATTTATTTTCAAAACGATTCTCATCTTTGCCGGGTTTGTAGTTCTATTTTTCAATCAGAGCAGATCGATCTGGCTCGGGGTCGGATTCATTCTTCTTTTACTGATTTTAAACGGCAATCTTTCCCTGAGGGAAAAACTTCCGAACCTTTCGCTTCGATGGAAATTGGTTTCCGGAATTCTGATCTTTTGTGTTTTTATTTCCGCTGGCTATTTGTTCCGAAACAATTGGCTCATTCAAAGATCCATTTCTCAAATATTCGAAGTTCATAATACGGAAAATCAGAGATATTATATTTATAAAAATACGATTCCTCTGATCCGAGATCATCTCTGGATCGGAGTTGGTGGAGGAAACTACAAGGATTCTCACTGGAAAGAATCTTCTCAGATGATCTTTGAAGACGAACAACTCTGGTATGAACTCTACATCACACCGAGGGGTCACGCTCACAATGACCTTCTTCACTGGATGACTGTGGGGGGAATTTTTGCGGGAATCTTTTTTCTTCTTTTTTGGGGAAACCTGTTTCATCCTTTCTTTCAAAACAAGTTAGAATCCAAAAAAAGTCTTTCGATTTTGACGATCGGGATTTTCAGCTTATTTCCTGCCGGTTTTTTTCAGTGTTATCTTTTGGACGACGAGGTACTTTTACCCTTCTTTGTATTTTGCGGAATTTTTTTGGGAGGAATGTCTTCTCAGAAAGATAAAACGTCGTTCGACAAATCAAAACTTGTTTATTTCAAAATCTTCGGAGCGATCGGAATCCCGATCCTTCTCTATTGGTTGTTTTGGATTCCCCGTTTGAATCTAAAACCGCTGGAGGTTTACAACCGAAGAGTTCGTTCCGTAGATCAAGCGATCGTTCGAACGGTTCAAAAGAATATTCTAAAACTTGAATCCACCGATACACAAGAAACCCTGAGTCCGCCCGATTTTTCGGACCTGACGTTTGCTCAGGCTCGGATTCCGTTTCAGATCGAAGGTTGTCTAACGCATCGATACCCAAACCCTCCTCAACCGAGAAAAACTCCGTTCAGTTTTACAGTTTATATCCACCCATCCGCACAAAATTTTCCCCAAGAGACCGAGATCACAATCGTCTCGAGAGAATCCTTTGATCAGGATCAGCAATACTGGGCTCAGGCGGAAGAAGACCTTGGAAAGATCCAAGTTTCCTTAAAAACGGGAAAAAATCCGGTATTGATCCCGAACTTTCTTTTAAAAAATTCTTCACCTGAATTTCCAAACGGGGTTTACTTTCGGGATTTTAGAATTACGTTTAAGGGATGGAAAGAGGATCGGAAAATCGAATTTCCAAAATTGTATTTTGGAAAGATATGCGATACTGTGATTCCGCTAACGAGGTAG
- the queF gene encoding preQ(1) synthase, which produces MESINPETYDGRQDHIPALKTPEIESFTNVYEGRDYTIDFTVPEFTAVCPKTGLPDFGTIEISYVPTNRCIELKSFKEYILSYRNVGIFHEFVVNKILDDLIQAIDPKYMKVIGDYNARGGIKTIVTREYNKT; this is translated from the coding sequence ATGGAAAGCATCAATCCAGAGACCTACGACGGAAGACAAGATCATATCCCGGCTCTAAAAACACCCGAAATCGAATCTTTCACCAATGTTTACGAGGGAAGAGATTATACAATCGATTTTACGGTTCCAGAGTTCACAGCGGTCTGTCCGAAGACTGGGCTTCCTGATTTTGGAACGATCGAAATTTCCTACGTCCCTACGAACCGCTGTATCGAACTCAAGTCCTTCAAGGAATATATTTTGAGCTATCGCAACGTCGGAATCTTTCACGAATTCGTAGTCAATAAGATCCTGGATGATTTGATCCAAGCGATCGATCCGAAATACATGAAAGTGATCGGAGATTACAACGCTCGCGGCGGAATCAAAACGATTGTGACCAGAGAATATAATAAAACCTGA
- a CDS encoding DUF6597 domain-containing transcriptional factor, with the protein MIPFLYRVSSPPAELKDYVRLFWSLEASPNSNEPFPYRLMADGCAELLFVYRGSFYEMEADGTQQKVKPGLYAQSERFRNFASFGSFGIFGVYVLPSLFPILCSLSAPGLNNRILSFEEILGKVGRSWEDQVCSAQNNSERKRIVSDLILQAIREKETPKAFRIRQAVQSILQNNGNVSMDSFGSLFSQSSRQLERDFKQLIGFSPKFFSRLIRFRSVLENGNLGSLTTLAQTSGYYDQSHFIREFREFAGYTPRDFFSGKTEQPNAIPGEME; encoded by the coding sequence ATGATTCCGTTTCTTTATCGAGTATCGTCTCCTCCGGCGGAACTGAAAGACTATGTTCGGCTGTTTTGGTCCTTGGAGGCCTCTCCTAACTCCAACGAGCCGTTTCCGTATCGGCTCATGGCCGACGGTTGTGCCGAACTTCTTTTTGTTTATCGCGGAAGTTTTTATGAAATGGAAGCCGACGGAACACAACAAAAAGTTAAACCGGGACTGTATGCTCAATCCGAACGATTTCGAAACTTCGCCTCGTTTGGTTCGTTTGGAATTTTCGGAGTCTATGTTTTACCCTCCTTATTTCCGATTTTATGTTCTCTCTCGGCGCCAGGATTGAACAATCGAATTCTTTCCTTTGAAGAAATATTAGGCAAAGTAGGAAGAAGCTGGGAGGATCAAGTTTGTTCCGCTCAAAACAATTCCGAAAGAAAACGAATTGTATCCGATTTGATTCTCCAAGCAATCCGGGAAAAGGAAACACCAAAGGCGTTTCGAATTCGGCAAGCTGTGCAAAGTATTCTGCAAAATAACGGAAACGTATCCATGGATTCGTTTGGATCCTTATTTTCCCAATCGAGCAGACAATTGGAACGCGATTTTAAGCAATTGATCGGATTTAGTCCTAAATTTTTTTCCAGGTTGATCCGCTTTCGATCGGTTCTTGAGAACGGAAATTTAGGATCCTTAACCACATTGGCGCAGACGTCCGGCTATTACGATCAATCTCATTTCATTCGTGAATTTCGAGAATTCGCAGGTTATACTCCTCGGGATTTTTTTTCCGGAAAAACCGAGCAACCGAATGCAATTCCAGGAGAAATGGAATGA
- a CDS encoding glycosyltransferase family 2 protein, translating into MGKSIPVKKKKTQKKQNPAPDSSQKKISVAIITYNEERNIAECIQSCLEVADEIVVLDSISTDRTEKIAKSFPSVRFYKQKFKGHIEQKNDAISHCKFDWILSLDADERISPELKNSILKFKQSPEEETFNGFQVSRLTFHMGRFIRHSGWYPQYRYRIFKKGKALWVGENPHDYLSIEGKGDKIHGDIIHYSFRDLTHQVNTINSFSSIVALTRQKKGKKFSALRTIYKPFSKFLETYFFKFGFLDGFPGWVIAVSSAYSTFLKDAKQFELEEKIVDRPSNVKEDYGS; encoded by the coding sequence ATGGGAAAATCAATTCCAGTCAAGAAAAAGAAGACACAAAAAAAACAGAATCCGGCCCCCGATTCTTCTCAGAAAAAGATATCGGTTGCGATCATCACTTACAACGAAGAAAGAAACATCGCGGAGTGTATTCAATCTTGTTTGGAAGTTGCGGATGAGATCGTGGTTTTGGATTCGATCAGCACAGATCGAACCGAAAAAATCGCAAAGTCATTTCCAAGCGTTCGGTTTTATAAACAAAAATTCAAGGGTCATATCGAACAAAAAAACGACGCGATTTCCCATTGTAAGTTTGATTGGATTCTTTCCCTGGACGCGGATGAAAGGATTTCCCCGGAGCTCAAAAACTCGATTTTAAAATTCAAACAAAGTCCGGAAGAGGAAACGTTCAACGGATTTCAGGTTTCCCGTCTTACCTTTCACATGGGAAGATTTATCCGTCATTCGGGATGGTATCCTCAATACCGGTATCGCATTTTTAAAAAGGGAAAGGCGCTCTGGGTAGGCGAAAACCCTCACGACTATCTCAGCATCGAAGGTAAAGGAGATAAGATCCACGGTGACATCATCCACTACAGTTTTCGGGATCTGACGCATCAGGTAAATACCATCAATTCCTTTTCCTCCATCGTAGCTCTGACCAGACAGAAAAAAGGAAAGAAATTTTCCGCGTTACGCACGATCTACAAGCCGTTTTCCAAGTTTTTGGAAACCTATTTTTTTAAGTTCGGATTTTTGGACGGATTCCCAGGCTGGGTCATCGCTGTTTCATCAGCATATTCTACTTTTCTAAAAGATGCAAAACAGTTCGAGCTGGAAGAGAAAATCGTGGATCGTCCTTCCAACGTCAAAGAGGACTATGGGAGTTAG
- a CDS encoding D-sedoheptulose 7-phosphate isomerase, producing MDIKEIALGQIRDSISTKQKCIDSILDDITKAGEIVSKVLQTGNTVFLCGNGGSSCDASHIAAELVVRYKSGNERKALPAMSLSADSAVLTACSNDYGYEEVFSRQIEAFGKKGDLLIGLSTSGNSKNVLLALEKAKTRGVKTISLLGGDGGKMKNLSDLDVIVPSTVTARIQESHILIGHIICSIAEYNLFKME from the coding sequence ATGGATATTAAAGAAATCGCTCTCGGTCAGATCCGGGATTCTATTTCCACCAAACAGAAATGTATCGATTCAATTTTAGACGATATTACAAAGGCGGGAGAGATTGTCTCCAAAGTATTACAAACCGGTAATACGGTTTTCTTATGCGGAAACGGAGGATCTTCCTGCGACGCTTCCCATATCGCCGCGGAACTCGTGGTCCGGTATAAATCGGGGAACGAAAGAAAGGCGCTTCCAGCGATGTCTCTTTCCGCAGACTCCGCGGTTTTGACCGCGTGTTCGAACGACTACGGTTACGAGGAAGTTTTTTCCAGACAGATCGAAGCCTTTGGAAAGAAGGGAGACTTGCTCATCGGACTTTCCACAAGCGGGAATTCGAAAAACGTTTTATTGGCCTTGGAAAAGGCGAAAACCAGGGGCGTGAAAACCATTTCCTTGTTAGGCGGAGACGGAGGTAAGATGAAAAATCTTTCGGATCTGGACGTGATCGTTCCGAGCACCGTAACCGCAAGAATTCAAGAATCTCATATTCTGATCGGACATATCATCTGCAGCATCGCGGAATACAACCTTTTCAAAATGGAATGA
- a CDS encoding DUF4505 family protein, protein MSQRRTYFYHLDAQGRLFHETSELKDPDFLDFFISRIRKNETRLHPEYPYLSVCAGEWNFIQPTTSIFIFRKLETENLYYSPSLFVPFEPGRLGIFKNSLVHPAPLKEWGCFSSAFLMEISKQIVQKEEGLFFLRQGQEFPILKIED, encoded by the coding sequence ATGAGCCAAAGAAGAACCTATTTTTATCATTTGGATGCACAAGGCAGACTTTTTCACGAAACTTCCGAATTGAAGGATCCCGATTTTTTGGATTTTTTTATTTCCAGAATTCGAAAAAATGAAACCAGGCTTCATCCGGAGTATCCATATCTTTCCGTTTGCGCGGGAGAATGGAATTTTATCCAACCGACTACTTCTATTTTTATCTTTCGAAAATTAGAAACCGAGAATTTGTATTATTCTCCAAGTTTATTCGTTCCGTTCGAACCTGGGCGTCTCGGAATTTTCAAGAATTCGTTGGTTCATCCCGCACCTCTGAAAGAATGGGGATGTTTTTCGAGCGCGTTCCTCATGGAAATCTCGAAACAAATCGTTCAGAAAGAGGAAGGACTTTTCTTTTTACGCCAAGGACAAGAATTTCCGATTTTAAAAATCGAAGATTGA
- a CDS encoding FecR domain-containing protein has translation MIQKGLYLALIVLFAIHCGKSKKEDLQGGVFTFIKGTVKLSDKTGKEKKVSLSEFILPEDKIETGTGSYADIQLMDGVIIRVKENTILTLNRIFVDSKNAEIYSDLTLNKGKIFSKVGVKLGKSSGFKVTTPTSTAAVRGTDFQVEVEGNKSETLVSDGSVEVTDNDNPNQTNVADGGEKIVSDGTNQKEEPLSEEELKELQEDAATIQSITEEQRQRIEEILKDFKENKERILQGLEEQKQRNQELINSTKEENRRMIDEVKESGKAEKEAIKNAADEERKNIKSGIDKDKEALENSRKSLKDQVKPQ, from the coding sequence ATGATTCAAAAGGGTTTATACCTTGCTTTGATCGTACTATTTGCAATTCACTGCGGTAAATCTAAGAAAGAGGATCTACAGGGTGGTGTTTTTACTTTTATTAAGGGAACCGTAAAACTTTCGGATAAAACCGGAAAGGAAAAAAAGGTGAGTCTTTCCGAGTTTATTCTTCCAGAAGATAAAATCGAAACCGGAACGGGTTCTTATGCGGACATTCAACTGATGGATGGAGTGATTATCCGTGTAAAAGAAAATACGATTTTGACTCTGAATCGGATTTTTGTGGATTCTAAAAACGCCGAAATCTATTCCGATCTGACTCTGAACAAAGGAAAGATTTTTTCCAAGGTCGGAGTAAAACTCGGCAAATCTTCGGGCTTCAAAGTTACGACTCCTACTTCTACTGCTGCCGTTCGTGGGACCGATTTTCAAGTGGAGGTGGAGGGTAACAAATCCGAAACTCTCGTATCCGACGGATCTGTGGAAGTCACGGACAATGACAATCCGAATCAGACGAACGTAGCAGATGGCGGTGAAAAAATTGTTTCCGACGGTACAAATCAAAAAGAAGAACCGTTGTCCGAAGAGGAGCTGAAAGAATTACAAGAAGACGCAGCTACAATTCAATCGATCACCGAAGAACAAAGACAAAGAATTGAAGAGATTCTCAAAGACTTTAAAGAGAATAAAGAAAGAATTCTCCAAGGTCTCGAAGAACAAAAACAGAGAAATCAGGAACTGATCAATTCCACTAAGGAAGAAAATCGGAGAATGATCGACGAGGTCAAGGAATCCGGAAAGGCCGAAAAAGAAGCCATTAAAAATGCGGCGGATGAGGAAAGAAAAAATATCAAATCCGGCATCGACAAGGATAAAGAGGCTCTGGAGAATTCCAGAAAATCTCTCAAAGACCAGGTCAAACCTCAGTAG
- a CDS encoding ferredoxin yields the protein MTTKIAYVDKDNCTSCNQCADNLPKYFQMDDNDTSETHIGGETVNNAAIPEEDWKIVQKEMDECPGECIQWKK from the coding sequence ATGACGACCAAAATTGCGTATGTAGATAAGGACAACTGCACTTCCTGCAATCAATGTGCGGACAATCTTCCGAAATACTTTCAAATGGATGATAATGATACTTCGGAAACTCATATCGGTGGAGAAACGGTGAACAATGCCGCTATCCCAGAAGAAGACTGGAAAATCGTTCAAAAGGAAATGGACGAATGCCCAGGCGAATGCATTCAGTGGAAAAAATGA
- a CDS encoding SemiSWEET transporter, with protein MDSVTFLGYIASLLTTVSFLPQLIRILMGGSTKDISRNMYIVFVIGVVLWFLYGCLKQDFPIILANVFTFIFTSVILFYKLREDSQNK; from the coding sequence ATGGATTCGGTCACTTTTTTAGGTTATATCGCTTCTCTTTTGACGACGGTTTCTTTTTTGCCTCAGCTCATCCGGATTCTTATGGGTGGCAGCACCAAAGACATTTCCAGAAATATGTATATTGTTTTTGTGATCGGAGTGGTTCTTTGGTTTCTCTACGGCTGTCTCAAACAGGACTTTCCCATCATTCTCGCAAACGTATTTACATTTATTTTTACTTCTGTCATTCTGTTTTATAAACTTCGAGAAGATTCTCAAAACAAATAG
- a CDS encoding ATP-binding cassette domain-containing protein gives MSSPAIEITNLKVSTPGHPILKGIDFTLQKGEIHCIVGESGSGKSTFASCLLGMTDKELFQRSDRFSLLGLDARYLTEREWQTIRGKKIALVPQNPVWGFHPYRKTGSQILEALSLTNPEYANRNKVIGLLKSVHLHDPKRAFDSLPGNLSGGERQRILILLAVYSGAQIIVADEPTAALDPISETGVLKLLLEFRKEKGLSLIFITHEISIVRAIADTISILYQGNWTEILSRSKSGELVPRSEYGKKLFEHGS, from the coding sequence GTGAGTTCCCCCGCAATTGAAATTACAAATCTAAAGGTATCCACTCCGGGACATCCGATTCTGAAAGGGATCGACTTCACCTTACAAAAAGGAGAGATCCATTGTATCGTGGGAGAATCCGGTAGCGGCAAGTCCACGTTCGCGTCCTGTCTTTTGGGAATGACGGACAAGGAATTGTTTCAGAGATCCGATCGATTTTCACTTTTGGGTTTGGACGCGCGCTATCTTACGGAAAGGGAATGGCAGACGATTCGGGGAAAGAAGATCGCTCTTGTTCCCCAAAATCCGGTCTGGGGGTTTCATCCGTATCGAAAAACGGGTTCTCAGATTCTGGAGGCTCTATCTCTTACCAATCCGGAATACGCCAATCGAAACAAGGTGATCGGTTTGTTGAAATCCGTTCATCTGCACGATCCGAAAAGGGCTTTTGATTCTCTTCCTGGAAATCTGTCCGGAGGAGAAAGACAGAGAATTCTGATCCTTCTGGCCGTATATTCCGGGGCGCAAATCATCGTAGCCGACGAACCGACTGCGGCCTTGGATCCGATCAGTGAAACCGGGGTTCTCAAGCTTCTTTTGGAATTTAGAAAAGAAAAAGGACTTTCTCTCATTTTTATCACACATGAAATCTCTATCGTTCGAGCTATAGCCGATACTATCAGTATACTCTATCAAGGAAATTGGACCGAAATTCTCTCTAGATCCAAAAGCGGGGAATTGGTCCCAAGATCCGAATATGGAAAAAAACTGTTTGAACACGGAAGCTGA